The Erigeron canadensis isolate Cc75 chromosome 4, C_canadensis_v1, whole genome shotgun sequence genome window below encodes:
- the LOC122598147 gene encoding glutamate receptor 2.7-like produces METHMVLYVVMISLILRADAKTNVEVGMILNMETSIGKMSSSCISMALRDFYEKHDNYSTMLRPHFRDSKQDNVEATSAAIDLMKNVQVKAILGPMDSSQADFIIDIGEKTKVPIISPATSPALSPDENNYFIRTAPDATSQLKPIADLIDYFSWREVVFIYEHGEYGRGLVPYLAEAMFKIGTKIMSREVIYPSASDDQILKTLYKLKTMQTRVFVVHSLPALASRFFKKAHEAGMMEKEYAWIITEVLTSRLHSLDPTDIELMQGVLGVKSYIPRSNNLVKFEKRWKREFLSLNPDDEVGELDMFGIWAYDTVFALAMALEKVSSEANTTFRQERGSLTDLKAIGTSRLGPRLVPWIRNTSFKGLSGKFHVVNGQLQWSEYQIVNIIGKLENTIGFWTPKDGILKNLNNETKDLKAITWPGDSHTIPRGWEIPTSNERKLSVGVPAKAGFVQFVDANTDPRTNEIVVTGFCMDVFNAVISALPYAVKHEFIPFVNVTPEGMRPAGTYNDLLHSLSKGAYNAVAGDITILANRSDYVDFTLPYTEAGTAMIVRIKDERKSAWIFMRPLEKELWITIAAFFIYTGLVVWILEHRVNQEFRGPPRKQVGMIFWFSFSTLVFAHREKLMSNLSRFVVIVWVFAVLVLTSSYTASLTSMLTVQQLQPAYTDIYEIMRNGESVGYQDGTFVVDMLKKMGFDDSQLKNYSTFEQYDDALERGSQNGGVSAIMDEIPYIRVFLARYCTKYIMTGPTYKTAGFGFAFPKGSPLVPDFSHAVLQVTEDQMTNISKQWFGESASCDQQNDPKVSSDRLTLDSFKGLFLIAGLSSTSAVFIFFLRFLYQNRETLKSQGSFSQRFARMVKTFDVFKDDKSKDTSREATPDELVSVHHQEAAVFSHDEGFSTSDPGTPAHETT; encoded by the exons ATGGAGACTCATATGGTGCTCTATGTAGTAATGATAAGTTTGATATTGAGAGCGGATGCAAAAACAAATGTAGAAGTTGGTATGATTCTCAATATGGAAACCAGCATTGGTAAGATGAGCAGCAGTTGCATCTCAATGGCCTTACGCGATTTCTATGAGAAACACGACAACTATAGCACCATGCTTCGGCCTCATTTCCGTGATTCCAAACAAGATAACGTTGAAGCCACGTCTGCAGCCATTGATCTCATGAAAAACGTTCAAGTAAAGGCGATTCTTGGACCCATGGATTCCTCACAAGCAGATTTCATCATTGATATTGGTGAGAAAACAAAAGTTCCCATCATCTCACCAGCAACAAGCCCTGCACTTTCCCCGGATGAAAACAATTACTTCATCCGTACTGCACCTGATGCCACGTCTCAACTCAAACCAATAGCTGATTTGATCGACTACTTTAGTTGGAGGGAAGTGGTGTTTATATATGAACATGGTGAATACGGAAGAGGCCTTGTTCCTTACTTAGCAGAAGCCATGTTCAAAATTGGTACCAAAATCATGTCACGTGAAGTGATATATCCTTCGGCTTCAGATGATCAGATCCTTAAAACGCTTTACAAACTAAAAACGATGCAGACCAGGGTTTTCGTGGTACATTCCTTACCAGCTTTGGCTTCACGTTTTTTCAAAAAAGCCCATGAAGCTGGAATGATGGAAAAGGAGTATGCGTGGATCATCACGGAAGTGCTCACTAGTCGTTTGCATTCTTTGGATCCCACAGACATAGAGTTGATGCAAGGAGTACTAGGTGTGAAGTCCTATATCCCTAGGTCTAACAACCTAGTCAAATTCGAGAAAAGATGGAAACGGGAATTCCTGAGCCTGAATCCAGACGATGAAGTAGGAGAATTAGACATGTTTGGGATATGGGCATACGATACTGTTTTTGCACTCGCAATGGCATTGGAGAAGGTGTCAAGTGAAGCTAATACTACTTTCCGCCAAGAGAGGGGATCCTTGACAGATTTAAAAGCCATCGGAACCTCGAGATTGGGACCGAGGCTTGTTCCATGGATCCGAAACACAAGCTTCAAAGGGCTGAGTGGCAAGTTCCATGTTGTTAATGGACAATTACAATGGTCGGAGTACCAGATAGTGAACATAATAGGAAAACTGGAGAACACCATCGGGTTTTGGACTCCTAAAGACGGCATATTAAAGAACTTAAACAATGAAACCAAGGATCTTAAGGCTATTACATGGCCCGGTGACAGTCACACCATCCCTAGAGGCTGGGAGATCCCCACCAGCAATGAACGCAAGTTAAGTGTTGGGGTTCCAGCAAAGGCAGGGTTTGTTCAATTTGTTGATGCCAACACCGACCCTCGAACCAATGAAATTGTTGTGACAGGTTTCTGCATGGACGTTTTCAACGCAGTCATTAGTGCTTTGCCTTACGCTGTAAAACACGAATTCATACCATTTGTTAATGTTACTCCAGAGGGCATGAGACCTGCAGGAACCTATAATGACCTTCTTCACAGTCTTTCCAAAGGG GCATACAACGCAGTGGCCGGAGACATTACAATATTGGCAAATCGTTCGGATTATGTTGACTTCACACTACCGTACACAGAGGCTGGTACTGCAATGATTGTTCGGATCAAGGATGAGAGGAAGAGTGCATGGATCTTCATGAGACCCCTTGAAAAAGAGCTTTGGATAACAATTGCAGcttttttcatatatacagGGCTTGTAGTATGGATTTTGGAGCATCGTGTAAACCAAGAATTCCGGGGCCCACCTCGTAAACAAGTCGGAATGATCTTCTGGTTTTCCTTCTCTACGCTTGTTTTTGCCCATA GGGAAAAGTTAATGAGCAACTTATCCAGATTTGTGGTGATAGTGTGGGTGTTTGCAGTTCTAGTTTTGACCTCCAGCTACACGGCAAGCTTGACATCCATGTTAACTGTACAACAGCTTCAGCCTGCATATACTGATATCTACGAGATCATGAGAAATGGAGAATCAGTAGGGTACCAGGATGGCACATTTGTTgtagatatgttgaaaaagatgGGTTTCGATGATAGTCAGCTGAAAAACTACAGCACCTTTGAGCAGTATGACGATGCCCTCGAAAGAGGAAGTCAAAACGGAGGAGTTTCTGCAATTATGGATGAGATCCCTTACATCAGGGTTTTCTTGGCTAGATACTGTACCAAGTATATCATGACCGGTCCAACCTACAAAACTGCAGGCTTTGGATTT GCATTCCCAAAAGGGTCTCCGCTAGTCCCAGATTTTTCTCATGCCGTCCTGCAAGTGACAGAGGATCAAATGACAAACATATCAAAACAATGGTTTGGAGAATCAGCCAGTTGTGACCAGCAGAATGACCCTAAAGTGTCATCCGACAGGCTCACACTGGATAGTTTTAAGGGCCTATTTCTCATTGCTGGCTTGTCATCAACTTCTGCTGTATTCATTTTCTTCTTGAGGTTTTTGTATCAAAACAGAGAAACATTAAAGTCACAAGGTTCGTTTAGCCAAAGGTTTGCTAGAATGGTAAAAACTTTCGATGTGTTTAAGGATGATAAATCCAAAGACACAAGTCGAGAGGCAACACCAGATGAATTAGTTAGTGTACACCATCAAGAAGCAGCggttttctctcatgatgaagGATTTTCTACATCCGATCCTGGGACTCCGGCTCATGAAACTACATAA